From Xenopus tropicalis strain Nigerian chromosome 3, UCB_Xtro_10.0, whole genome shotgun sequence, the proteins below share one genomic window:
- the myoz3 gene encoding myozenin-3 produces MVRGPKANAAAIVKELTGQVPQLDGQLDLGKKVSVPQDLMFEELNLKRNRGSYMYLERQKRVQKYTYEYPPDQIHAGSKMNHMQSVQAANGDHTTATEGMHGGEHCHSEIYIPRGDSKPPPNVPKKTAKVLQMKMCLNPGAIAPGYSAPWKEIPYEKFNSTAIPKSYISPWIEEQNVETIVSVTESLPEPPKTPLNVTYHSFNSTPIPFGSLSVLENTNSPTMFEELQAQIEEATSGLELMCQRPSFNRTPRGWAMKFIPETADL; encoded by the exons ATGGTGCGGGGGCCTAAGGCAAACGCAGCAGCAATAGTGAAAGAACTCACAGGGCAGG TTCCACAGCTGGATGGGCAGCTAGACCTGGGGAAGAAGGTGAGTGTCCCTCAAGATTTGATGTTCGAAGAACTTAATCTGAAGCGCAACCGTGGCTCCTATATGTACTTAGAGAGACAGAAGCGAGTGCAGAAATATACATATGAATACCCACCAGACCAAATTCAT GCTGGCAGTAAAATGAATCACATGCAGTCAGTTCAAGCAGCCAATGGTGATCACACAACAGCAACAGAAGGAATGCATGGGGGAGAGCACTGCCACTCAGAGATCTACATACCAAGAGGAGACAGCAAACCCCCCCCGAATGTACCCAAAAAGACTGCTAAAGTTTTGCAGATGAAGATGTGCCTCAATCCAGGGGCAATAGCACCAG GTTACTCAGCCCCATGGAAAGAGATTCCTTATGAGAAGTTTAACAGCACAGCCATCCCCAAGTCATATATATCACCATGGATTGAGGAGCAGAACGTAGAAACAATAGTGTCTGTCACTGAATCCCTACCTGAACCACCCAAGACTCCTCTTAATGTCACATACCACAGCTTTAACAG CACTCCAATCCCCTTTGGGAGTTTATCTGTACTGGAAAATACAAACTCTCCAACAATGTTTGAAGAACTCCAAGCTCAGATAGAGGAGGCCACCAGCGGCCTGGAACTAATGTGCCAAAGACCCAGCTTCAACAGAACCCCACGGGGGTGGGCAATGAAATTCATACCTGAAACAGCAGACCTGTAG